GTGCGGCGACAGCGAACTGGCCTCGCTGCGGCATCTCTATGCCACCAGCGAATGGCTGCACCGGGAGACCACACGGATCGGGCAGACGCTGGCCGCCGAGATCCAGCTGGGCCCCTACATCGGCATCACCGTCACCGACGCATCGCAGGTCGGGCTGGCCCTCTCGTCCGCATTGACGATCGCCGGGGAGTACGCCGAGGCCGACAAACTGCTGGCCAACCGCGACCTGCTGGACTCCTGGACCAACTACCAGTGGCACCAGCTGGCCCGCACCTTCCTGATGTACCGGACGCAACGTTGGCCGGACGTCCTGCTGGCGGCCGCCGAGGAGTTGCCTCCGCAGGCGATCGTGATGTCGGCGGTGACGGCCTCGATCTGCGCCTTGGCCGCGCACGCCGCCGCCCACCTCGGGCAGGGCCGGGTCGCGCTGGACTGGCTGGACCGCGTCGACGTGATCGGGCACACCCAGTCGTCGTCCCGTTTCGACGCGGACGTGTTGACCGCCTCGATCGGCCCGGCCGATATCCCGCTGCTCGTCGCCGATCTGGCGTACGTGCGCGGCATGGTGCACCGCCAGCTGCGCGAGGAGGACAAGGCCCAGATCTGGCTGTCCAAGGCCACCATCAACGGGGTCCTCACCGCGGCGGCCAAAGAAGCGCTGGCCGACCCGAACCTGCACCTGGTGGTCACCGACGAAGAGACCATCGAAAGCCGCACCGATCGGTGGGACGCGTCGTCGGCCAAGAGCCGCGACGAGCTCGACGACGACGCCACCGCCGACCGGCGGGCCGAGCTGCTGGCCGAGGGGCGCAAGCTGCTGGCCAAGCAGGTGGGGCTGGCCGCCGTCAAGCAGGCCGTCGCGGCGCTGGAAGACCAGCTCGAAGTGCGAATGATGCGCCTCGAGCACGGCCTGCCGGTGGAGGGGCAGACCAACCACATGCTGCTGGTCGGCCCACCCGGTACCGGTAAGACGACCACCGCCGAGGCGCTGGGCAAGATCTACGCCGGCATGGGGATCGTGCGCCACCCCGAGATCCGGGAGGTGCGCCGCTCGGATTTCTGCGGCCACTTCATCGGCGAGTCGGGACCCAAGACCAACGAACTGATCGAAAAGTCGCTCGGCCGAATCATTTTCATGGACGAGTTCTACTCCCTGATCGAGCGCCACCAGGACGGCACGCCCGACATGATCGGCATGGAGGCCGTCAACCAGCTCCTTGTCGCCTTGGAGACGCACCGGTTCGACTTCTGCTTCATCGGCGCGGGCTACGAAGACCAGGTGGACCAATTCCTCACCGTCAACCCGGGTTTGGCCGGCCGGTTCAACCGCAAGCTGCGCTTCGAGTCCTACTCCCCGCCGGAGATCGTCGAGATCGCGAACCGCTACGCGACGCCGCGCGCCAGCCTGCTCGACGACGGCGCCCGCGAGAAGTTCCTGGACGCGGCCACGACCATCCGCAACTACACCACTCCCGGTGGGCGCCACGGCATCGACGCCATGCAGAACGGTCGGTTCGCCCGCAACGTCGTCGAACGTGCCGAGGGCTTCCGCGACACCCGGGTGGTCGCGCAAAAGCGTGCGGGCCAGCCGGTGACGGTCGAGGACCTGCAGATCATCTCCGCCGAGGATATCGAGGCGGCGGTGCGCAGCGTGTGTTCGGACAACCGCGACATGGCCGCCATTGTCTGGTGACCCGCGGGCGTCACGCCGGGTCGAAGCGGAAGACCGCCAGTCGGCCCGCCAGGGCCTCGAATTCGTCGGCGGTCCCGTCGCGCACCATGCCCGAGCGTTTCGCGAACGCCACGCCGACCGGGACCTTGGCGGGGAACTCCCGCAGCACCGGCCGCGCCTCACTCGCGGACAGTTCGACGATGCGCACGCGGCGGGACCGACGCCCCCGGCTGAGGGTCCCGGTGCCGGCCGCCCGGGCGTTCGCCGCCCAGTCGGCGCCGGGATAGCCGGCCACCACATAGAGGCTGCCGTGCAAGTCGAACGGTGTCATCGGCGTGCTGCGCAGTTGACCGGACTTGCGCCCGGGCACGGTGAGCACCATGGCCGGCCCGGTCGGGATGCCCAGCCGCTGGACCGCCATCATGAACTTGTTCATGGGCTTGAGGTAACGCGGGGGACGCGGTTCGGTCATGTCAGGCTCCTTCGTTCTCGCCGGTGAAAACACCGCGGTGCTCGGCGACCCAATGGCTGAAGGCGGTTGCCGGGCGGCCGAGGATCTTCTCGATGTCGTGGGTGACCAGCGCCGGTTTGTCGAGCGACTCGGCGAGCATGGCGATGTAGGCGTCGGCGAATCCGGCGCCGAATCCCAGGCCCAAAAAACGTTGCCGCACAGCGGCCGCGGGAACCTCCAGGTACTGCAGCGGCCGTCCCAGCACGGTGCCGATGACCTCCACCAGCTCGGAGTTGGTGAACGCCTGCGGGCCCGTCAACGGGATCCGCTGTCCGACAAGATCGTCGGTGAGCAACGCCTGCGCCGCCACCGCCGCGATGTCGGTCTCGACGATCGGCGCCGTCGACGCCGCCGCGTAGGGACCCGCGACCACGTCGCCGGCGCGGACTTGCGCGGACCACATGCCGGCGAAATTCGACGCGAACACGCTGGGCCGCAGGCTCACCCAGGGCAGGCCGGAGCCGACGGCGAGTTGTTCGACCTCCCTGTTGCGGTCGCCGCGAAATCGCGACGGTTGACGGGAGATGTCGTCGTCGGCGTTGATTGCGGACAAGGCGACCAGCTTGGAGACGCCGGCGCGCCCGCAGTCGGCCACCACCGCTTCGAGCTGCCCGCCCAGCGCGCGGGAGTTCAGGAAGACCGCGGACGCGCCCCGCAGCGCCTCGGTGGCCGAATCGAACACCTCGACATCGGGGGGAAATCCCGCCGGTCCCGGTTGTCGGGTGACCGCGCGCACGCGCGCTCCGGCGGCACGCAGGTCCGCGACGAGCGGGCGCCCGACGTTACCGGTCGCGCCGGTGACGACGATTGTCATGGGATGGTTCCTTTCGTGGATTTACGCACTGCTGCAAGGACGGGGCAAAAGGTGGGAAAGTTACACCGCGGAGCGCGTAACTTTTTGCCGCAGCAGATCGTCGAAGAGTCATGAACCAGTCGCAGCCAGCCACCGCCCTGGTCGCCGAGGCCTGGCGCCGTCACCGCCCGTATCTGGTCAACCTCGCCTACCAAATGCTGGGCGACATCGGCGACGCGGAAGACGTTGCGCAGGAGGCGTTCCTGCGGCTCTCACGCGCCGAGGTCGACGGCATCGAGGATGTCCGGGGCTGGTTGACGGTGGTGGCGAGCAGGCTCTGCCTCGACCAGGTGCGTTCCGCGCGCGCCCGTTACGAACGCCCCGGCGACATCGAGGAGCAGCCGGCGCGCCGCTCCGACCCGGCCGACCGGATCACCCTCGACGACGAGATCCGCAGCGCGCTGTTGGAGGTCCTGCGCAGGCTCAGCCCCGGTGAGCGGGTCAGCTTCGTGCTGCACGACGTGTTCGGCGTGCCCTTCGACTCGATCTCGCAGACCGTGGGCCGTCCGGTGGGCACCTGCCGCCAGCTGGCCCGAAGGGCGAGGGCCAAATTCGTCGCCGCGCAACCGAATATGAATGAGGTAGCCGCGGCCGACCATCAGCTCGTCACCGAGAAATTCATCACCGCGTGCGCGAACGGCGACCTCGCCGCGCTGGCCGCCGTCCTGGATCCGACGGTCTGGGGTGTGGGCACGATCCTCGCCGATCCGGCGCCCCCACCACAGGTCAACCACGGGCCCGACGCGGTGGCCACGAAGCTGCTGCGCTACCTGTGGCCGGACGTGACGCTGGTCAGCGGTCCGGTTGGGGCGCCGGTGCTGCTGGCCTTCAGCGACCGCCGCCTGTTCGCCGTCATCGTGCTGACGATCCGCGGCGGGCGCATGACCAAGATCGAGGCGATCGCCGACCCGTCGGCGCGGGCGGGGAGCGCTGCCGAGAAGGCTTAGGCCTGTTGGTCTTTCGGCCCGCGGTCGCCAGAGCGGTGGGGACGCGCCGCGAAGTAGCCGGCGATCGTCGCGGTGATCTCGAGGAACTTGCGCCGCGTGGCCGGGGCCATTTCCCGGGCCACGTCGATGACCCCGCCGGGGCGCAGGTGCGGGTCGAACGGCACCTCGATGACCGGCCGCCCGTGGTCGGTGAACTCGCGGGCCAGCAGCGCGCGGGTGCGTTTGTCCGCGTGGCCATCCGAATCGTTGAGCACCACGATGCTGTGCCGCAGCAGCGTCGCCAGGCCCTGATCCGCCAGCCACTCCATGGTCCGCGCGGCGGCGGACGCGCCGTCGGCCCAGGGTGAGGACACCACGATCAGCGCATCGAGATCGCGCAGGACCTCCTGGGTGAGAGGCGCGTCCATCGTCGAACCGCAGTCGATGACCGAGATCGTGAAATGGCGGTCCAGTCGCAGCGCGGCCTCCCGGTAGATCGCGGGATCGAGCACGCGGCGCGGGCCGGAGGCCGGTTCGCCGCCGAGCACGTGCAGGCCCGCGGAATTGCGGCCCAGCCGCGCCACCACGTCGTCGAAGGACCGCAAATTCTTGTCCGCGGTGAGCTCCCAGAACGAGCGCGTCGATCCCGGATCGATGCGGCTGCTGAGCCGCCCGAACGCGGTGTCGGCGTCGATCGCCACGACGTGGTCTTGCCGGCGGAGTTGGGCGAGCAGCGAGCCGACACTGGCGGCCACCGACGTCTTGCCCACCCCGCCCTTGCCCAGCACGCCCACCTTGTAGTTGCCGTGCAGGCGGGTCTGGATGGCCGCCTCGAATTGGGCCTCCTGGAGTTGAGCGGGCGACGGGCCCAGGGTGACCAGGCCGAAGGTGGCGATCCGCAGGACGCGTCGCCAACCGCGGTCGGGG
The sequence above is drawn from the Mycobacterium marseillense genome and encodes:
- the sigI gene encoding RNA polymerase sigma factor SigI, with the translated sequence MNQSQPATALVAEAWRRHRPYLVNLAYQMLGDIGDAEDVAQEAFLRLSRAEVDGIEDVRGWLTVVASRLCLDQVRSARARYERPGDIEEQPARRSDPADRITLDDEIRSALLEVLRRLSPGERVSFVLHDVFGVPFDSISQTVGRPVGTCRQLARRARAKFVAAQPNMNEVAAADHQLVTEKFITACANGDLAALAAVLDPTVWGVGTILADPAPPPQVNHGPDAVATKLLRYLWPDVTLVSGPVGAPVLLAFSDRRLFAVIVLTIRGGRMTKIEAIADPSARAGSAAEKA
- a CDS encoding NAD(P)H-binding protein yields the protein MTIVVTGATGNVGRPLVADLRAAGARVRAVTRQPGPAGFPPDVEVFDSATEALRGASAVFLNSRALGGQLEAVVADCGRAGVSKLVALSAINADDDISRQPSRFRGDRNREVEQLAVGSGLPWVSLRPSVFASNFAGMWSAQVRAGDVVAGPYAAASTAPIVETDIAAVAAQALLTDDLVGQRIPLTGPQAFTNSELVEVIGTVLGRPLQYLEVPAAAVRQRFLGLGFGAGFADAYIAMLAESLDKPALVTHDIEKILGRPATAFSHWVAEHRGVFTGENEGA
- a CDS encoding MinD/ParA family protein, which encodes MNERDEFLRDRLQPERPSNAAARPPGPPPHGPPPTPRPPAPSPPRPSSPPQSWAPQSPPPPAAPSFRPPPATAPQQPARAPAPPQELPDRGWRRVLRIATFGLVTLGPSPAQLQEAQFEAAIQTRLHGNYKVGVLGKGGVGKTSVAASVGSLLAQLRRQDHVVAIDADTAFGRLSSRIDPGSTRSFWELTADKNLRSFDDVVARLGRNSAGLHVLGGEPASGPRRVLDPAIYREAALRLDRHFTISVIDCGSTMDAPLTQEVLRDLDALIVVSSPWADGASAAARTMEWLADQGLATLLRHSIVVLNDSDGHADKRTRALLAREFTDHGRPVIEVPFDPHLRPGGVIDVAREMAPATRRKFLEITATIAGYFAARPHRSGDRGPKDQQA
- the eccA2 gene encoding type VII secretion system ESX-2 AAA family ATPase EccA2, with translation MGDLMGDLQTARRHFDRAMGIMSRQGRAAALPEFAAATDADASMADAWLGRIACGDSELASLRHLYATSEWLHRETTRIGQTLAAEIQLGPYIGITVTDASQVGLALSSALTIAGEYAEADKLLANRDLLDSWTNYQWHQLARTFLMYRTQRWPDVLLAAAEELPPQAIVMSAVTASICALAAHAAAHLGQGRVALDWLDRVDVIGHTQSSSRFDADVLTASIGPADIPLLVADLAYVRGMVHRQLREEDKAQIWLSKATINGVLTAAAKEALADPNLHLVVTDEETIESRTDRWDASSAKSRDELDDDATADRRAELLAEGRKLLAKQVGLAAVKQAVAALEDQLEVRMMRLEHGLPVEGQTNHMLLVGPPGTGKTTTAEALGKIYAGMGIVRHPEIREVRRSDFCGHFIGESGPKTNELIEKSLGRIIFMDEFYSLIERHQDGTPDMIGMEAVNQLLVALETHRFDFCFIGAGYEDQVDQFLTVNPGLAGRFNRKLRFESYSPPEIVEIANRYATPRASLLDDGAREKFLDAATTIRNYTTPGGRHGIDAMQNGRFARNVVERAEGFRDTRVVAQKRAGQPVTVEDLQIISAEDIEAAVRSVCSDNRDMAAIVW
- a CDS encoding nitroreductase family deazaflavin-dependent oxidoreductase, giving the protein MTEPRPPRYLKPMNKFMMAVQRLGIPTGPAMVLTVPGRKSGQLRSTPMTPFDLHGSLYVVAGYPGADWAANARAAGTGTLSRGRRSRRVRIVELSASEARPVLREFPAKVPVGVAFAKRSGMVRDGTADEFEALAGRLAVFRFDPA